The Nothobranchius furzeri strain GRZ-AD chromosome 8, NfurGRZ-RIMD1, whole genome shotgun sequence genome includes a region encoding these proteins:
- the si:zfos-943e10.1 gene encoding GRAM domain-containing protein 2B isoform X4 — MLENKRERLKTFLRKIDEKAIVRIKHFMKESYPLESGGGGLPAKAKKSRSVLSNGSVKKVEARKALSLEAAQIEIQQQHKTLTRQVAIRSETFDVDSRNFERTEGTGTQSSFVKHNKTFHRLFPDIPEKEDLIHAYVCALQREVPYHGRLYITEAHACFYSSVLLKDTKVVIPVSSIRTVKKQNTALLVPNAFSIRTTDGQKYLFVSLRNRESCYQLLRSVCPQIEDGSTNSSPILSSGGNGFDKSKLVNSSQSSLDASFDQVDTSVTPSSQNQPHQEAVPDGNGSTFRSLHLQQSDSSSSEELSESGGSWVWSVTEKAKSLLVQREASTLNTLLFIYLILVVLLLLSSGYIGLRIVALEEQLTSLGALSEFTLQSGYHKDT, encoded by the exons CTACCCACTGGAGAGCGGTGGTGGTGGACTCCCGGCCAAAGCCAAGAAGAGCAGGAGCGTTCTGAGCAATGGCTCCGTCAAAAAGGTGGAGGCAAGGAAGGCCTTGAGTTTAGAGGCGGCCCAGATCGAGATCCAGCAGCAGCACAAAACTCTCACCAGACAAGTAGCCATCAG GTCGGAGACGTTTGATGTGGACAGCAGAAACTTTGAGAGGACGGAGGGCACCGGCACACAGAGT AGCTTCGTTAAACACAACAAGACATTCCACAGATTGTTTCCAGACATTCCTGAGAAAGAAGACTTGATACATG CTTACGTCTGTGCCCTGCAGAGAGAGGTGCCCTACCACGGCCGGCTGTACATCACTGAAGCCCACGCCTGTTTCTACTCCTCAGTTCTGCTCAAGGACACCAAG GTTGTTATTCCGGTCTCCTCCATCCGCACAGTGAAGAAGCAGAATACAGCTTTGCTGGTACCAAACGCCTTTTCCATCCGCACCACAGACGGACAGAAG TACCTCTTTGTGTCTCTGAGGAACCGAGAGTCTTGTTACCAGCTGCTGCGCTCCGTTTGTCCTCAGATAGAG GATGGCAGCACAAACAGCAGCCCCatcctctcctctggaggaaacgGCTTTGATAAGAGCAAACTCGTG AACTCCAGCCAGTCCAGTTTAGATGCCAGCTTCGACCAGGTGGACACCTCAGTAACTCCGTCCTCGCAGAACCAGCCTCACCAAG AAGCAGTGCCTGATGGAAACGGCTCCACTTTCAGGAGTCTACACCTGCAGCAAAGTGATAGCTCGTCCTCAGAGGAGCTCTCAGAGTCAG GTGGGTCGTGGGTTTGGAGTGTGACTGAAAAAGCCAAGTCTCTGCTGGTTCAGAGAGAGGCCAGCACCCTCAACACCCTGCTCTTCATTTACTTGATTTT ggttgtgctgctgctgctgtcttcaGGTTACATCGGTTTGCGTATTGTGGCTCTTGAAGAACAGCTGACATCACTCGGTGCACTGTCCGAGTTCACCTTACAGAGCGG GTATCACAAAGACACATAA
- the si:zfos-943e10.1 gene encoding GRAM domain-containing protein 2B isoform X6, with protein sequence MENDNFLPNQLDALDDEDFCVDPRSYPLESGGGGLPAKAKKSRSVLSNGSVKKVEARKALSLEAAQIEIQQQHKTLTRQVAISRSETFDVDSRNFERTEGTGTQSSFVKHNKTFHRLFPDIPEKEDLIHAYVCALQREVPYHGRLYITEAHACFYSSVLLKDTKVVIPVSSIRTVKKQNTALLVPNAFSIRTTDGQKYLFVSLRNRESCYQLLRSVCPQIEDGSTNSSPILSSGGNGFDKSKLVNSSQSSLDASFDQVDTSVTPSSQNQPHQEAVPDGNGSTFRSLHLQQSDSSSSEELSESGGSWVWSVTEKAKSLLVQREASTLNTLLFIYLILVVLLLLSSGYIGLRIVALEEQLTSLGALSEFTLQSGYHKDT encoded by the exons ATGGAGAACGATAATTTTTTGCCAAACCAACTTGATGCTTTGGACGATGAGGATTTTTGTGTGGATCCAAGAAG CTACCCACTGGAGAGCGGTGGTGGTGGACTCCCGGCCAAAGCCAAGAAGAGCAGGAGCGTTCTGAGCAATGGCTCCGTCAAAAAGGTGGAGGCAAGGAAGGCCTTGAGTTTAGAGGCGGCCCAGATCGAGATCCAGCAGCAGCACAAAACTCTCACCAGACAAGTAGCCATCAG CAGGTCGGAGACGTTTGATGTGGACAGCAGAAACTTTGAGAGGACGGAGGGCACCGGCACACAGAGT AGCTTCGTTAAACACAACAAGACATTCCACAGATTGTTTCCAGACATTCCTGAGAAAGAAGACTTGATACATG CTTACGTCTGTGCCCTGCAGAGAGAGGTGCCCTACCACGGCCGGCTGTACATCACTGAAGCCCACGCCTGTTTCTACTCCTCAGTTCTGCTCAAGGACACCAAG GTTGTTATTCCGGTCTCCTCCATCCGCACAGTGAAGAAGCAGAATACAGCTTTGCTGGTACCAAACGCCTTTTCCATCCGCACCACAGACGGACAGAAG TACCTCTTTGTGTCTCTGAGGAACCGAGAGTCTTGTTACCAGCTGCTGCGCTCCGTTTGTCCTCAGATAGAG GATGGCAGCACAAACAGCAGCCCCatcctctcctctggaggaaacgGCTTTGATAAGAGCAAACTCGTG AACTCCAGCCAGTCCAGTTTAGATGCCAGCTTCGACCAGGTGGACACCTCAGTAACTCCGTCCTCGCAGAACCAGCCTCACCAAG AAGCAGTGCCTGATGGAAACGGCTCCACTTTCAGGAGTCTACACCTGCAGCAAAGTGATAGCTCGTCCTCAGAGGAGCTCTCAGAGTCAG GTGGGTCGTGGGTTTGGAGTGTGACTGAAAAAGCCAAGTCTCTGCTGGTTCAGAGAGAGGCCAGCACCCTCAACACCCTGCTCTTCATTTACTTGATTTT ggttgtgctgctgctgctgtcttcaGGTTACATCGGTTTGCGTATTGTGGCTCTTGAAGAACAGCTGACATCACTCGGTGCACTGTCCGAGTTCACCTTACAGAGCGG GTATCACAAAGACACATAA
- the si:zfos-943e10.1 gene encoding GRAM domain-containing protein 2B isoform X2 — protein sequence MLENKRERLKTFLRKIDEKAIVRIKHFMKESSYPLESGGGGLPAKAKKSRSVLSNGSVKKVEARKALSLEAAQIEIQQQHKTLTRQVAIRSETFDVDSRNFERTEGTGTQSSFVKHNKTFHRLFPDIPEKEDLIHAYVCALQREVPYHGRLYITEAHACFYSSVLLKDTKVVIPVSSIRTVKKQNTALLVPNAFSIRTTDGQKYLFVSLRNRESCYQLLRSVCPQIEDGSTNSSPILSSGGNGFDKSKLVNSSQSSLDASFDQVDTSVTPSSQNQPHQEAVPDGNGSTFRSLHLQQSDSSSSEELSESGGSWVWSVTEKAKSLLVQREASTLNTLLFIYLILVVLLLLSSGYIGLRIVALEEQLTSLGALSEFTLQSGYHKDT from the exons CAGCTACCCACTGGAGAGCGGTGGTGGTGGACTCCCGGCCAAAGCCAAGAAGAGCAGGAGCGTTCTGAGCAATGGCTCCGTCAAAAAGGTGGAGGCAAGGAAGGCCTTGAGTTTAGAGGCGGCCCAGATCGAGATCCAGCAGCAGCACAAAACTCTCACCAGACAAGTAGCCATCAG GTCGGAGACGTTTGATGTGGACAGCAGAAACTTTGAGAGGACGGAGGGCACCGGCACACAGAGT AGCTTCGTTAAACACAACAAGACATTCCACAGATTGTTTCCAGACATTCCTGAGAAAGAAGACTTGATACATG CTTACGTCTGTGCCCTGCAGAGAGAGGTGCCCTACCACGGCCGGCTGTACATCACTGAAGCCCACGCCTGTTTCTACTCCTCAGTTCTGCTCAAGGACACCAAG GTTGTTATTCCGGTCTCCTCCATCCGCACAGTGAAGAAGCAGAATACAGCTTTGCTGGTACCAAACGCCTTTTCCATCCGCACCACAGACGGACAGAAG TACCTCTTTGTGTCTCTGAGGAACCGAGAGTCTTGTTACCAGCTGCTGCGCTCCGTTTGTCCTCAGATAGAG GATGGCAGCACAAACAGCAGCCCCatcctctcctctggaggaaacgGCTTTGATAAGAGCAAACTCGTG AACTCCAGCCAGTCCAGTTTAGATGCCAGCTTCGACCAGGTGGACACCTCAGTAACTCCGTCCTCGCAGAACCAGCCTCACCAAG AAGCAGTGCCTGATGGAAACGGCTCCACTTTCAGGAGTCTACACCTGCAGCAAAGTGATAGCTCGTCCTCAGAGGAGCTCTCAGAGTCAG GTGGGTCGTGGGTTTGGAGTGTGACTGAAAAAGCCAAGTCTCTGCTGGTTCAGAGAGAGGCCAGCACCCTCAACACCCTGCTCTTCATTTACTTGATTTT ggttgtgctgctgctgctgtcttcaGGTTACATCGGTTTGCGTATTGTGGCTCTTGAAGAACAGCTGACATCACTCGGTGCACTGTCCGAGTTCACCTTACAGAGCGG GTATCACAAAGACACATAA
- the si:zfos-943e10.1 gene encoding GRAM domain-containing protein 2B isoform X8 translates to MPTVCRYMGFRSSKRFKFGSYPLESGGGGLPAKAKKSRSVLSNGSVKKVEARKALSLEAAQIEIQQQHKTLTRQVAISRSETFDVDSRNFERTEGTGTQSSFVKHNKTFHRLFPDIPEKEDLIHAYVCALQREVPYHGRLYITEAHACFYSSVLLKDTKVVIPVSSIRTVKKQNTALLVPNAFSIRTTDGQKYLFVSLRNRESCYQLLRSVCPQIEDGSTNSSPILSSGGNGFDKSKLVNSSQSSLDASFDQVDTSVTPSSQNQPHQEAVPDGNGSTFRSLHLQQSDSSSSEELSESGGSWVWSVTEKAKSLLVQREASTLNTLLFIYLILVVLLLLSSGYIGLRIVALEEQLTSLGALSEFTLQSGYHKDT, encoded by the exons ATGCCTACAGTGTGTAGGTACATGGGCTTTCGTTCATCAAAGAGATTTAAGTTTGGCAG CTACCCACTGGAGAGCGGTGGTGGTGGACTCCCGGCCAAAGCCAAGAAGAGCAGGAGCGTTCTGAGCAATGGCTCCGTCAAAAAGGTGGAGGCAAGGAAGGCCTTGAGTTTAGAGGCGGCCCAGATCGAGATCCAGCAGCAGCACAAAACTCTCACCAGACAAGTAGCCATCAG CAGGTCGGAGACGTTTGATGTGGACAGCAGAAACTTTGAGAGGACGGAGGGCACCGGCACACAGAGT AGCTTCGTTAAACACAACAAGACATTCCACAGATTGTTTCCAGACATTCCTGAGAAAGAAGACTTGATACATG CTTACGTCTGTGCCCTGCAGAGAGAGGTGCCCTACCACGGCCGGCTGTACATCACTGAAGCCCACGCCTGTTTCTACTCCTCAGTTCTGCTCAAGGACACCAAG GTTGTTATTCCGGTCTCCTCCATCCGCACAGTGAAGAAGCAGAATACAGCTTTGCTGGTACCAAACGCCTTTTCCATCCGCACCACAGACGGACAGAAG TACCTCTTTGTGTCTCTGAGGAACCGAGAGTCTTGTTACCAGCTGCTGCGCTCCGTTTGTCCTCAGATAGAG GATGGCAGCACAAACAGCAGCCCCatcctctcctctggaggaaacgGCTTTGATAAGAGCAAACTCGTG AACTCCAGCCAGTCCAGTTTAGATGCCAGCTTCGACCAGGTGGACACCTCAGTAACTCCGTCCTCGCAGAACCAGCCTCACCAAG AAGCAGTGCCTGATGGAAACGGCTCCACTTTCAGGAGTCTACACCTGCAGCAAAGTGATAGCTCGTCCTCAGAGGAGCTCTCAGAGTCAG GTGGGTCGTGGGTTTGGAGTGTGACTGAAAAAGCCAAGTCTCTGCTGGTTCAGAGAGAGGCCAGCACCCTCAACACCCTGCTCTTCATTTACTTGATTTT ggttgtgctgctgctgctgtcttcaGGTTACATCGGTTTGCGTATTGTGGCTCTTGAAGAACAGCTGACATCACTCGGTGCACTGTCCGAGTTCACCTTACAGAGCGG GTATCACAAAGACACATAA
- the si:zfos-943e10.1 gene encoding GRAM domain-containing protein 2B isoform X3, giving the protein MLENKRERLKTFLRKIDEKAIVRIKHFMKESYPLESGGGGLPAKAKKSRSVLSNGSVKKVEARKALSLEAAQIEIQQQHKTLTRQVAISRSETFDVDSRNFERTEGTGTQSSFVKHNKTFHRLFPDIPEKEDLIHAYVCALQREVPYHGRLYITEAHACFYSSVLLKDTKVVIPVSSIRTVKKQNTALLVPNAFSIRTTDGQKYLFVSLRNRESCYQLLRSVCPQIEDGSTNSSPILSSGGNGFDKSKLVNSSQSSLDASFDQVDTSVTPSSQNQPHQEAVPDGNGSTFRSLHLQQSDSSSSEELSESGGSWVWSVTEKAKSLLVQREASTLNTLLFIYLILVVLLLLSSGYIGLRIVALEEQLTSLGALSEFTLQSGYHKDT; this is encoded by the exons CTACCCACTGGAGAGCGGTGGTGGTGGACTCCCGGCCAAAGCCAAGAAGAGCAGGAGCGTTCTGAGCAATGGCTCCGTCAAAAAGGTGGAGGCAAGGAAGGCCTTGAGTTTAGAGGCGGCCCAGATCGAGATCCAGCAGCAGCACAAAACTCTCACCAGACAAGTAGCCATCAG CAGGTCGGAGACGTTTGATGTGGACAGCAGAAACTTTGAGAGGACGGAGGGCACCGGCACACAGAGT AGCTTCGTTAAACACAACAAGACATTCCACAGATTGTTTCCAGACATTCCTGAGAAAGAAGACTTGATACATG CTTACGTCTGTGCCCTGCAGAGAGAGGTGCCCTACCACGGCCGGCTGTACATCACTGAAGCCCACGCCTGTTTCTACTCCTCAGTTCTGCTCAAGGACACCAAG GTTGTTATTCCGGTCTCCTCCATCCGCACAGTGAAGAAGCAGAATACAGCTTTGCTGGTACCAAACGCCTTTTCCATCCGCACCACAGACGGACAGAAG TACCTCTTTGTGTCTCTGAGGAACCGAGAGTCTTGTTACCAGCTGCTGCGCTCCGTTTGTCCTCAGATAGAG GATGGCAGCACAAACAGCAGCCCCatcctctcctctggaggaaacgGCTTTGATAAGAGCAAACTCGTG AACTCCAGCCAGTCCAGTTTAGATGCCAGCTTCGACCAGGTGGACACCTCAGTAACTCCGTCCTCGCAGAACCAGCCTCACCAAG AAGCAGTGCCTGATGGAAACGGCTCCACTTTCAGGAGTCTACACCTGCAGCAAAGTGATAGCTCGTCCTCAGAGGAGCTCTCAGAGTCAG GTGGGTCGTGGGTTTGGAGTGTGACTGAAAAAGCCAAGTCTCTGCTGGTTCAGAGAGAGGCCAGCACCCTCAACACCCTGCTCTTCATTTACTTGATTTT ggttgtgctgctgctgctgtcttcaGGTTACATCGGTTTGCGTATTGTGGCTCTTGAAGAACAGCTGACATCACTCGGTGCACTGTCCGAGTTCACCTTACAGAGCGG GTATCACAAAGACACATAA
- the si:zfos-943e10.1 gene encoding GRAM domain-containing protein 2B isoform X7 — protein sequence MPTVCRYMGFRSSKRFKFGSSYPLESGGGGLPAKAKKSRSVLSNGSVKKVEARKALSLEAAQIEIQQQHKTLTRQVAISRSETFDVDSRNFERTEGTGTQSSFVKHNKTFHRLFPDIPEKEDLIHAYVCALQREVPYHGRLYITEAHACFYSSVLLKDTKVVIPVSSIRTVKKQNTALLVPNAFSIRTTDGQKYLFVSLRNRESCYQLLRSVCPQIEDGSTNSSPILSSGGNGFDKSKLVNSSQSSLDASFDQVDTSVTPSSQNQPHQEAVPDGNGSTFRSLHLQQSDSSSSEELSESGGSWVWSVTEKAKSLLVQREASTLNTLLFIYLILVVLLLLSSGYIGLRIVALEEQLTSLGALSEFTLQSGYHKDT from the exons ATGCCTACAGTGTGTAGGTACATGGGCTTTCGTTCATCAAAGAGATTTAAGTTTGGCAG CAGCTACCCACTGGAGAGCGGTGGTGGTGGACTCCCGGCCAAAGCCAAGAAGAGCAGGAGCGTTCTGAGCAATGGCTCCGTCAAAAAGGTGGAGGCAAGGAAGGCCTTGAGTTTAGAGGCGGCCCAGATCGAGATCCAGCAGCAGCACAAAACTCTCACCAGACAAGTAGCCATCAG CAGGTCGGAGACGTTTGATGTGGACAGCAGAAACTTTGAGAGGACGGAGGGCACCGGCACACAGAGT AGCTTCGTTAAACACAACAAGACATTCCACAGATTGTTTCCAGACATTCCTGAGAAAGAAGACTTGATACATG CTTACGTCTGTGCCCTGCAGAGAGAGGTGCCCTACCACGGCCGGCTGTACATCACTGAAGCCCACGCCTGTTTCTACTCCTCAGTTCTGCTCAAGGACACCAAG GTTGTTATTCCGGTCTCCTCCATCCGCACAGTGAAGAAGCAGAATACAGCTTTGCTGGTACCAAACGCCTTTTCCATCCGCACCACAGACGGACAGAAG TACCTCTTTGTGTCTCTGAGGAACCGAGAGTCTTGTTACCAGCTGCTGCGCTCCGTTTGTCCTCAGATAGAG GATGGCAGCACAAACAGCAGCCCCatcctctcctctggaggaaacgGCTTTGATAAGAGCAAACTCGTG AACTCCAGCCAGTCCAGTTTAGATGCCAGCTTCGACCAGGTGGACACCTCAGTAACTCCGTCCTCGCAGAACCAGCCTCACCAAG AAGCAGTGCCTGATGGAAACGGCTCCACTTTCAGGAGTCTACACCTGCAGCAAAGTGATAGCTCGTCCTCAGAGGAGCTCTCAGAGTCAG GTGGGTCGTGGGTTTGGAGTGTGACTGAAAAAGCCAAGTCTCTGCTGGTTCAGAGAGAGGCCAGCACCCTCAACACCCTGCTCTTCATTTACTTGATTTT ggttgtgctgctgctgctgtcttcaGGTTACATCGGTTTGCGTATTGTGGCTCTTGAAGAACAGCTGACATCACTCGGTGCACTGTCCGAGTTCACCTTACAGAGCGG GTATCACAAAGACACATAA
- the si:zfos-943e10.1 gene encoding GRAM domain-containing protein 2B isoform X1, with amino-acid sequence MLENKRERLKTFLRKIDEKAIVRIKHFMKESSYPLESGGGGLPAKAKKSRSVLSNGSVKKVEARKALSLEAAQIEIQQQHKTLTRQVAISRSETFDVDSRNFERTEGTGTQSSFVKHNKTFHRLFPDIPEKEDLIHAYVCALQREVPYHGRLYITEAHACFYSSVLLKDTKVVIPVSSIRTVKKQNTALLVPNAFSIRTTDGQKYLFVSLRNRESCYQLLRSVCPQIEDGSTNSSPILSSGGNGFDKSKLVNSSQSSLDASFDQVDTSVTPSSQNQPHQEAVPDGNGSTFRSLHLQQSDSSSSEELSESGGSWVWSVTEKAKSLLVQREASTLNTLLFIYLILVVLLLLSSGYIGLRIVALEEQLTSLGALSEFTLQSGYHKDT; translated from the exons CAGCTACCCACTGGAGAGCGGTGGTGGTGGACTCCCGGCCAAAGCCAAGAAGAGCAGGAGCGTTCTGAGCAATGGCTCCGTCAAAAAGGTGGAGGCAAGGAAGGCCTTGAGTTTAGAGGCGGCCCAGATCGAGATCCAGCAGCAGCACAAAACTCTCACCAGACAAGTAGCCATCAG CAGGTCGGAGACGTTTGATGTGGACAGCAGAAACTTTGAGAGGACGGAGGGCACCGGCACACAGAGT AGCTTCGTTAAACACAACAAGACATTCCACAGATTGTTTCCAGACATTCCTGAGAAAGAAGACTTGATACATG CTTACGTCTGTGCCCTGCAGAGAGAGGTGCCCTACCACGGCCGGCTGTACATCACTGAAGCCCACGCCTGTTTCTACTCCTCAGTTCTGCTCAAGGACACCAAG GTTGTTATTCCGGTCTCCTCCATCCGCACAGTGAAGAAGCAGAATACAGCTTTGCTGGTACCAAACGCCTTTTCCATCCGCACCACAGACGGACAGAAG TACCTCTTTGTGTCTCTGAGGAACCGAGAGTCTTGTTACCAGCTGCTGCGCTCCGTTTGTCCTCAGATAGAG GATGGCAGCACAAACAGCAGCCCCatcctctcctctggaggaaacgGCTTTGATAAGAGCAAACTCGTG AACTCCAGCCAGTCCAGTTTAGATGCCAGCTTCGACCAGGTGGACACCTCAGTAACTCCGTCCTCGCAGAACCAGCCTCACCAAG AAGCAGTGCCTGATGGAAACGGCTCCACTTTCAGGAGTCTACACCTGCAGCAAAGTGATAGCTCGTCCTCAGAGGAGCTCTCAGAGTCAG GTGGGTCGTGGGTTTGGAGTGTGACTGAAAAAGCCAAGTCTCTGCTGGTTCAGAGAGAGGCCAGCACCCTCAACACCCTGCTCTTCATTTACTTGATTTT ggttgtgctgctgctgctgtcttcaGGTTACATCGGTTTGCGTATTGTGGCTCTTGAAGAACAGCTGACATCACTCGGTGCACTGTCCGAGTTCACCTTACAGAGCGG GTATCACAAAGACACATAA
- the si:zfos-943e10.1 gene encoding GRAM domain-containing protein 2B isoform X5 translates to MENDNFLPNQLDALDDEDFCVDPRSSYPLESGGGGLPAKAKKSRSVLSNGSVKKVEARKALSLEAAQIEIQQQHKTLTRQVAISRSETFDVDSRNFERTEGTGTQSSFVKHNKTFHRLFPDIPEKEDLIHAYVCALQREVPYHGRLYITEAHACFYSSVLLKDTKVVIPVSSIRTVKKQNTALLVPNAFSIRTTDGQKYLFVSLRNRESCYQLLRSVCPQIEDGSTNSSPILSSGGNGFDKSKLVNSSQSSLDASFDQVDTSVTPSSQNQPHQEAVPDGNGSTFRSLHLQQSDSSSSEELSESGGSWVWSVTEKAKSLLVQREASTLNTLLFIYLILVVLLLLSSGYIGLRIVALEEQLTSLGALSEFTLQSGYHKDT, encoded by the exons ATGGAGAACGATAATTTTTTGCCAAACCAACTTGATGCTTTGGACGATGAGGATTTTTGTGTGGATCCAAGAAG CAGCTACCCACTGGAGAGCGGTGGTGGTGGACTCCCGGCCAAAGCCAAGAAGAGCAGGAGCGTTCTGAGCAATGGCTCCGTCAAAAAGGTGGAGGCAAGGAAGGCCTTGAGTTTAGAGGCGGCCCAGATCGAGATCCAGCAGCAGCACAAAACTCTCACCAGACAAGTAGCCATCAG CAGGTCGGAGACGTTTGATGTGGACAGCAGAAACTTTGAGAGGACGGAGGGCACCGGCACACAGAGT AGCTTCGTTAAACACAACAAGACATTCCACAGATTGTTTCCAGACATTCCTGAGAAAGAAGACTTGATACATG CTTACGTCTGTGCCCTGCAGAGAGAGGTGCCCTACCACGGCCGGCTGTACATCACTGAAGCCCACGCCTGTTTCTACTCCTCAGTTCTGCTCAAGGACACCAAG GTTGTTATTCCGGTCTCCTCCATCCGCACAGTGAAGAAGCAGAATACAGCTTTGCTGGTACCAAACGCCTTTTCCATCCGCACCACAGACGGACAGAAG TACCTCTTTGTGTCTCTGAGGAACCGAGAGTCTTGTTACCAGCTGCTGCGCTCCGTTTGTCCTCAGATAGAG GATGGCAGCACAAACAGCAGCCCCatcctctcctctggaggaaacgGCTTTGATAAGAGCAAACTCGTG AACTCCAGCCAGTCCAGTTTAGATGCCAGCTTCGACCAGGTGGACACCTCAGTAACTCCGTCCTCGCAGAACCAGCCTCACCAAG AAGCAGTGCCTGATGGAAACGGCTCCACTTTCAGGAGTCTACACCTGCAGCAAAGTGATAGCTCGTCCTCAGAGGAGCTCTCAGAGTCAG GTGGGTCGTGGGTTTGGAGTGTGACTGAAAAAGCCAAGTCTCTGCTGGTTCAGAGAGAGGCCAGCACCCTCAACACCCTGCTCTTCATTTACTTGATTTT ggttgtgctgctgctgctgtcttcaGGTTACATCGGTTTGCGTATTGTGGCTCTTGAAGAACAGCTGACATCACTCGGTGCACTGTCCGAGTTCACCTTACAGAGCGG GTATCACAAAGACACATAA